One region of Streptococcus salivarius genomic DNA includes:
- a CDS encoding helix-turn-helix transcriptional regulator produces MKNLKMKSARVAKDLTQQGLADAIGVSRQTISAIEKGDYNPTINLCIAICKTLDKTLDQLFWESED; encoded by the coding sequence ATGAAAAATTTAAAAATGAAGTCAGCTCGTGTAGCAAAGGATCTCACTCAACAAGGTTTGGCAGATGCTATAGGAGTTTCTCGTCAGACCATCTCAGCTATTGAAAAAGGTGATTATAACCCTACTATAAATCTGTGTATTGCTATCTGCAAAACTCTGGACAAAACTTTAGACCAGCTTTTTTGGGAATCTGAGGATTAG